A window of Natrinema versiforme contains these coding sequences:
- a CDS encoding universal stress protein — MTKDLERDLGLPSVMAISIGAMIGSGIFILPALAIKIAGPGVVVAYLLAGLLVVPAALSKSEMATAMPEAGGTYIFIERGMGPILGTVAGVGTWFSLAFKGALALVGGVPYLVLLFDLPVKPVALVLATVLIAVNVIGAKQTGQLQVAIVVVMLAALAWFVGGGATGIDPGQFDGSFDDGVGGLLAATGLVFVSYAGVTKVASVAEEIENPGRNIPLGILGSLTFTTILYVLIVAVMVGISPLESLADSETPMAIAAEGALARPGVIAVVLAAILALVSTANAGILSSSRYPFAMSRDNLAPPRFATVSDRFGTPTTAITLTGGVMLVLIAFVPILEIAKLASAFQILVFILINVALIAFRHADVEEYEPSFESPLYPAMQLFGIASGFVLLTQMGTVALAGAAVITAGSIGWYWVYARPRIDRAGIAVDTVRRTTGRSAVDRTEDALESTTSNVLVALTEGTAEARERQLIRIAADVARERGGGVTVIQFDEVPDQVSLGYASETQSPADLEFEEQTGELCAEFDVPITYGEIVSHDTKHAIVNFAAHEGVDALLMERQPGGLRHQFIGSPIEWILHRAPCDVVLVEDRDFDAVGEVTVLTDRNPFDPSKVRIADALATELDATVRLVYAIESSASADLRRTIEDYQDELVDLCSAPVTTEIVETDGSVEELIGVAQTAEFLVIGRDGGRLQTVLGNDLADRLIDATESPALGVHAHGTHRPGLLGRIVERFVF; from the coding sequence ATGACAAAAGACCTCGAACGAGACCTCGGACTGCCGTCGGTGATGGCGATTAGTATCGGTGCGATGATCGGGAGCGGGATCTTCATCCTGCCGGCGTTAGCGATCAAAATCGCCGGCCCGGGCGTCGTCGTCGCGTACCTGCTCGCGGGACTGCTCGTGGTTCCCGCCGCGTTGAGCAAGTCGGAAATGGCAACGGCGATGCCCGAGGCCGGCGGCACGTACATTTTCATCGAACGCGGAATGGGGCCGATACTGGGAACGGTTGCGGGCGTCGGCACGTGGTTCTCGCTCGCGTTCAAGGGCGCGCTGGCGCTCGTCGGCGGCGTTCCCTATCTCGTGCTTCTCTTCGATCTCCCGGTCAAACCCGTCGCGCTCGTCCTCGCGACGGTTCTCATCGCGGTCAACGTCATCGGGGCCAAACAGACCGGCCAGTTGCAGGTCGCGATCGTCGTCGTCATGCTCGCCGCGCTGGCGTGGTTCGTCGGCGGCGGGGCGACGGGCATCGACCCCGGCCAGTTCGACGGCTCGTTCGACGACGGCGTCGGCGGCCTGCTCGCCGCCACCGGCCTCGTCTTCGTCTCCTATGCGGGCGTCACCAAGGTTGCGAGCGTCGCCGAGGAGATCGAAAACCCCGGCCGAAACATCCCGCTCGGCATCCTCGGCTCGCTGACGTTCACCACGATCCTGTACGTCCTCATCGTCGCGGTGATGGTCGGCATCTCGCCGCTCGAGTCCCTCGCGGATTCGGAGACGCCGATGGCGATCGCCGCCGAGGGGGCACTCGCCCGACCGGGCGTCATCGCCGTGGTGCTCGCGGCGATCCTCGCGCTCGTCAGCACCGCCAACGCCGGGATCCTCTCCTCGTCGCGGTACCCCTTCGCGATGAGCCGCGACAATCTCGCACCGCCCCGCTTTGCGACCGTCAGCGACCGATTCGGGACACCGACGACTGCCATCACGCTCACCGGCGGCGTCATGCTCGTCCTGATCGCGTTCGTCCCCATCCTCGAGATCGCCAAGCTTGCGAGCGCGTTCCAGATCCTCGTGTTCATCCTGATCAACGTCGCCCTGATCGCGTTCCGCCACGCCGACGTCGAGGAGTACGAGCCGAGCTTCGAGTCGCCGCTGTACCCGGCGATGCAGCTCTTCGGGATCGCGAGCGGCTTCGTCTTGCTGACCCAGATGGGGACCGTCGCCCTCGCGGGCGCGGCCGTCATCACCGCGGGCAGCATCGGCTGGTACTGGGTCTACGCGCGCCCGCGGATTGACCGCGCCGGGATCGCCGTCGACACGGTCCGCCGAACGACCGGCCGCTCGGCCGTCGACCGAACCGAGGACGCCCTGGAGTCGACGACCTCGAACGTCCTCGTCGCGCTGACCGAGGGGACCGCCGAAGCCCGCGAGCGGCAACTCATCCGCATCGCCGCGGACGTGGCGCGCGAACGCGGCGGCGGGGTCACGGTCATCCAGTTCGACGAGGTGCCGGATCAGGTGTCGCTGGGCTACGCCTCTGAGACGCAGTCGCCGGCGGACCTCGAGTTCGAGGAACAGACCGGAGAGCTGTGTGCGGAGTTCGATGTCCCGATCACCTACGGAGAAATCGTGAGCCACGACACGAAACACGCGATCGTCAACTTCGCGGCCCACGAGGGGGTCGACGCGCTGTTGATGGAGCGCCAGCCCGGCGGGCTCCGCCACCAGTTCATCGGGAGTCCGATCGAGTGGATCCTCCACCGCGCCCCCTGTGACGTCGTCCTCGTCGAGGACCGCGACTTCGACGCCGTCGGGGAGGTCACGGTGCTTACCGATCGGAATCCGTTCGATCCGTCGAAGGTCAGGATCGCCGACGCGCTGGCCACCGAGCTAGACGCGACGGTCCGGCTCGTGTACGCGATCGAGTCGTCGGCGTCGGCCGATCTCAGGCGGACGATCGAGGACTATCAGGACGAACTCGTCGACCTCTGTTCCGCGCCGGTCACGACCGAAATCGTCGAAACGGACGGCTCGGTCGAGGAACTGATCGGGGTCGCACAGACTGCCGAGTTCCTCGTCATCGGTCGCGACGGCGGACGGCTGCAAACCGTCCTCGGGAACGACCTCGCGGACCGGCTCATCGACGCGACCGAGTCACCCGCGCTCGGCGTTCACGCACACGGCACTCACCGCCCGGGACTGCTCGGCCGGATCGTCGAACGGTTCGTCTTCTGA
- the gcvH gene encoding glycine cleavage system protein GcvH, translating into MSFDIPDDRRYLESHEWALETDGVVRVGISDFAQDELGDVVFVELPDEGDELAQEAEFGVVESIKAVSDLYAPVGGEVVAINDELFDAPELVNEDPFGEGWMLEIDPDDPDDLEALLSADEYEEQIA; encoded by the coding sequence ATGAGCTTCGACATTCCCGACGATAGACGGTATCTGGAATCGCACGAGTGGGCCCTCGAGACCGACGGCGTCGTCCGCGTGGGCATCTCCGACTTCGCACAGGACGAACTCGGCGACGTGGTCTTCGTCGAACTCCCCGACGAGGGCGACGAACTCGCCCAAGAGGCGGAGTTCGGCGTCGTCGAATCGATCAAGGCCGTCTCCGATCTCTACGCGCCCGTCGGCGGCGAAGTCGTCGCGATCAACGACGAGCTCTTCGACGCCCCCGAACTCGTCAACGAGGACCCTTTCGGCGAGGGCTGGATGCTCGAGATCGACCCGGACGACCCCGACGACCTCGAGGCGCTCCTCTCGGCCGACGAGTACGAGGAGCAGATCGCCTGA
- the gcvT gene encoding glycine cleavage system aminomethyltransferase GcvT: MPLQTPPLRGIHDDRGAKFTEFGGWDMPVEFDSIRTEHAAVREDVGVFDVSHMGQIHVTGPDATALMQRLTSNDISRLAVGDSQYAAITDEDGIIIDDTVVYRLPDESHPTYLFVPNAGTDEATHERWLSYRNEWDLEATVDNRTDEYAMFAVQGPNAADLLEGIAEGPVTDLDRFEAQYATIEGVDCWTARTGYTGEDGFELIVPWAAAAEIWTAIDCQPCGLGARDTLRIEAGLLLAGQDFDLDSNPRTPYEAGIGFTVALDTEFVGRDALAAIEESGVEERLVGFQLIDRGVPRHGYDITTTESRVIGTVTSGTMSPTLEKPIGLGYVPVEYAEPGTTLQVVVRGQSKKARVETTPFIDTVQ; this comes from the coding sequence ATGCCGCTTCAGACGCCGCCGTTACGTGGGATACACGATGATCGCGGGGCGAAGTTTACGGAGTTTGGCGGCTGGGACATGCCGGTCGAGTTCGATTCGATCCGGACCGAGCACGCGGCCGTCCGGGAGGACGTCGGGGTCTTCGACGTCTCGCACATGGGTCAGATTCACGTCACCGGCCCGGACGCGACGGCGTTGATGCAGCGGCTGACGTCGAACGACATCAGCCGGCTGGCGGTCGGCGACTCCCAGTACGCCGCCATCACCGACGAGGACGGGATCATCATCGACGACACCGTCGTCTACCGACTACCCGACGAGTCCCATCCGACCTACCTCTTCGTCCCGAACGCCGGCACCGACGAGGCGACCCACGAACGGTGGCTCAGCTACCGCAACGAGTGGGACCTCGAGGCGACCGTCGACAACCGGACCGACGAGTACGCGATGTTCGCCGTGCAGGGGCCGAACGCGGCCGATCTGCTCGAGGGCATCGCCGAGGGACCGGTCACCGACCTCGACCGGTTCGAGGCCCAATACGCGACGATCGAGGGCGTCGACTGCTGGACGGCCCGGACGGGCTACACCGGCGAGGACGGCTTCGAACTGATCGTCCCGTGGGCGGCCGCCGCGGAGATCTGGACGGCCATCGACTGCCAGCCCTGCGGGCTCGGAGCCCGCGACACGCTCCGCATCGAAGCCGGATTGCTGCTCGCCGGGCAGGACTTCGATCTCGACTCGAACCCGCGGACGCCCTACGAGGCCGGCATCGGTTTCACCGTGGCCCTCGACACCGAGTTCGTGGGCCGGGACGCGCTGGCTGCGATCGAGGAGAGCGGCGTCGAGGAGCGACTCGTCGGCTTCCAGTTGATCGACCGCGGGGTTCCGCGCCACGGCTACGACATCACGACCACCGAGAGCCGGGTGATCGGCACCGTCACCAGCGGGACGATGAGCCCGACCCTCGAGAAACCGATCGGCCTCGGCTACGTCCCGGTCGAGTACGCCGAGCCGGGGACCACCCTGCAGGTGGTCGTCCGCGGCCAGTCGAAAAAAGCACGAGTCGAAACCACACCTTTCATCGATACAGTACAATGA
- a CDS encoding aldehyde dehydrogenase family protein: MSTPTLEPQADWDQLYIDGEWRDATGGETIPVENPAKQDVFTNVPAGTEADVDAAYEAAEAAQSDWATTPREERNEIVQNLLEELNARFEEIAGLLATEAGTPGYRAMGEFATATGDVEMALELEPPEEEVRPSSSIDDKDNHIVHEPVGVVGIISPWNFPLHLSLRALAPAIALGNTVVLKPATDTPITGGLLIAKLCEAAGVPDGVVNVVTGRGSDIGDRIAGHPIPRVVSFTGSTPVGKGVAETAGKNLALPALELGGNAPFIVTDEADLERAARAGAFGSFFHQGQVCISINRHLVHEDLYDEYVDLLVDHAESLVIGDPSENDDVTFGPVQNETQRDDLVEFIEGSLEAGATLETGGEADGLFVEPTVLSDVTNDMPTACNEHFGPVAPVIPFADDEEAIELANDTEYGLSAAVFCEDEERARALADRVEAGMVHINDQPINEDHNAPFGGVKQSGLGRYHGEWITRELTEPKWISVQGEERDYFIFE; encoded by the coding sequence ATGAGCACCCCAACGCTCGAGCCACAGGCTGATTGGGATCAGTTGTATATCGACGGCGAGTGGCGCGACGCCACTGGCGGCGAGACGATCCCGGTCGAGAACCCGGCGAAACAGGACGTGTTTACGAACGTCCCCGCCGGCACCGAGGCGGACGTCGACGCCGCCTACGAGGCGGCCGAGGCCGCACAATCGGACTGGGCGACGACGCCTCGAGAAGAGCGCAACGAGATCGTCCAGAACCTGCTCGAGGAACTCAACGCACGCTTCGAGGAGATCGCCGGCCTGCTCGCGACGGAGGCCGGCACCCCCGGCTACCGCGCGATGGGCGAGTTCGCCACCGCGACCGGCGACGTGGAGATGGCCTTGGAGTTGGAACCGCCGGAAGAAGAGGTCCGGCCGTCCTCGTCGATCGACGACAAGGACAACCACATCGTCCACGAGCCGGTCGGCGTCGTCGGGATCATCTCGCCGTGGAACTTCCCGCTGCACCTCTCCCTGCGAGCGCTCGCACCCGCCATCGCGTTGGGCAACACCGTCGTCCTGAAGCCGGCGACGGACACGCCGATCACCGGCGGACTGCTCATCGCGAAGCTCTGTGAAGCCGCGGGCGTTCCCGACGGCGTCGTCAACGTCGTCACCGGTCGCGGCTCGGACATCGGCGATCGGATCGCCGGCCACCCGATCCCGCGGGTCGTCTCCTTTACCGGTTCGACGCCCGTCGGCAAGGGCGTCGCCGAGACGGCCGGCAAGAACCTCGCGCTGCCCGCCCTCGAGCTCGGAGGCAACGCGCCTTTCATCGTCACCGACGAGGCCGACCTCGAGCGGGCCGCCCGTGCCGGTGCCTTCGGCTCGTTCTTCCATCAGGGACAGGTCTGTATCTCGATCAACCGCCATCTGGTCCACGAGGATCTCTACGACGAGTACGTCGACCTGCTCGTCGACCACGCCGAGTCGCTCGTGATCGGCGACCCCTCCGAGAACGACGATGTCACGTTCGGACCGGTCCAGAACGAAACCCAGCGCGACGATTTAGTCGAATTTATCGAGGGCTCGCTCGAGGCGGGCGCGACCCTCGAGACCGGCGGCGAGGCCGACGGCCTGTTCGTCGAGCCGACGGTTCTCTCGGACGTGACCAACGACATGCCGACGGCCTGTAACGAGCACTTCGGGCCGGTCGCGCCCGTGATCCCGTTCGCGGACGACGAGGAGGCGATCGAACTGGCAAACGACACCGAGTACGGCCTCTCGGCGGCGGTCTTCTGCGAGGACGAAGAGCGCGCTCGAGCCCTCGCCGATCGCGTCGAGGCGGGCATGGTCCACATCAACGATCAGCCGATCAACGAGGACCACAACGCGCCCTTCGGCGGGGTCAAGCAGTCCGGCCTCGGCCGGTATCACGGCGAGTGGATTACCCGGGAACTCACCGAGCCAAAATGGATCTCTGTGCAGGGAGAAGAGCGCGATTACTTCATTTTCGAGTGA
- a CDS encoding S8 family serine peptidase, which translates to MTQNGPPDDTPDRTYDRRTILTGAGSIAVGGLIGSSGVASATPGRDPGPKKDEILVGVSPSATDVASEARAAVPGNADIVHANESIHYAVVEFPSEAPDHAREDFIDAITSSPAIEYAEPNVTVQSLLEPNDPYYDYQHAPQQINCETAWETTRGSDDVVISVVDQGIQYDHPALEASVDDRIGEDFVDGDGDPYPSRGADHGTHVGGIAAGGTDDGTGHAGISDCSLLSVRALNENGVGSLADIADAIQWSADAGADIVNLSLGVDGSYDTLTAACEYAADRGVFLVGAAGNDGSDRVFSPAAEDTVVAVSALEDGDSIASFSNTGPAIELAAPGSRIVSSVTGDDYARMSGTSMAAPVVSGVAGLALSAHPDLSRTELREHLRATAVDIGLDGDEQGHGRVDAAAAVEIDPFSDDGASGDESGGECGDETVTASASGSLDGSGWWGESDRYSYALNTADPCSITISVDGPADGDVDLYVTADGSKPDRWTYDESLTGTGAVESMTLSLEGDEAFRFYVYATSGSGEYTLRLEERGR; encoded by the coding sequence ATGACACAGAACGGTCCCCCCGACGACACCCCCGACCGAACCTACGACCGACGAACGATTCTGACCGGTGCCGGCTCGATCGCCGTCGGCGGCCTGATCGGCTCGAGCGGCGTGGCAAGCGCGACGCCCGGCCGCGATCCGGGCCCGAAGAAAGACGAAATCCTCGTCGGCGTCTCCCCGTCGGCGACGGACGTGGCCAGCGAGGCCCGCGCCGCCGTTCCCGGGAACGCCGACATCGTACACGCGAACGAGTCGATCCACTACGCCGTCGTCGAGTTCCCGTCGGAAGCGCCCGATCACGCTCGCGAAGACTTCATCGATGCGATCACCAGCTCACCGGCCATCGAGTACGCGGAACCGAACGTGACCGTCCAGTCGCTCCTCGAGCCGAACGATCCCTATTACGACTACCAGCACGCACCCCAGCAGATCAACTGCGAGACCGCCTGGGAGACCACCCGCGGCAGCGACGACGTGGTCATCTCCGTCGTCGACCAAGGGATCCAGTACGACCACCCCGCGCTCGAGGCGTCCGTCGACGATCGGATCGGCGAGGATTTCGTCGACGGTGACGGCGATCCGTACCCGTCGCGGGGAGCGGATCACGGCACCCACGTCGGCGGCATCGCCGCGGGCGGGACCGACGACGGCACCGGCCACGCGGGCATCAGCGACTGCTCGCTGCTCTCGGTCCGCGCGCTCAACGAGAACGGCGTGGGATCGCTCGCGGACATCGCCGACGCGATCCAGTGGTCCGCCGACGCCGGAGCCGACATCGTCAACCTCTCGCTGGGCGTCGACGGCTCCTACGACACGCTGACCGCGGCCTGCGAGTACGCGGCCGACCGCGGCGTCTTCCTCGTCGGCGCGGCCGGCAACGACGGCAGCGATCGGGTCTTCTCACCCGCCGCGGAGGACACCGTCGTCGCCGTCTCCGCGCTCGAGGACGGCGATTCGATCGCCTCCTTTTCGAACACCGGACCGGCGATCGAACTCGCCGCGCCCGGCAGCCGGATCGTCTCGAGCGTGACCGGGGACGACTACGCACGGATGTCGGGAACGTCGATGGCAGCGCCGGTGGTCTCGGGCGTGGCGGGGCTCGCGCTCTCGGCCCATCCCGACCTCTCGCGGACGGAACTCCGCGAACACCTGCGGGCGACCGCGGTCGACATCGGCCTCGACGGAGACGAACAGGGCCACGGGCGCGTCGACGCGGCCGCAGCGGTCGAAATCGACCCGTTTTCGGACGACGGCGCAAGCGGGGACGAGTCCGGCGGCGAGTGCGGCGACGAGACCGTCACCGCGAGCGCGAGCGGCTCGCTCGACGGCAGCGGCTGGTGGGGCGAGAGCGATCGGTACAGCTACGCGCTGAACACCGCCGATCCCTGCTCCATCACGATTTCGGTCGACGGGCCCGCCGACGGCGACGTCGACCTCTACGTGACCGCCGACGGCAGTAAACCGGACCGGTGGACCTACGACGAGTCGTTGACGGGGACGGGAGCGGTCGAATCGATGACGCTCTCGCTCGAGGGCGACGAGGCGTTCCGATTCTACGTCTACGCGACCAGCGGCAGTGGCGAGTACACGTTGCGACTCGAAGAGCGGGGACGGTAG
- a CDS encoding NYN domain-containing protein gives MFDRVRARLAQSGDPQHNAEPAVGLFVDGPNVFRDEFDVDLDDLRDAARELGRVGVIRIYLDEHATPGLIQAAEARGFEVIVTSGDVDVKLAVDATALTGDGTVDRLAIASRDTDFKPVLEYAGTVSVETIAIAPGSHGRSDALQNAADDAITLDQ, from the coding sequence ATGTTCGACCGCGTTCGCGCCCGTCTCGCCCAGTCCGGCGATCCACAGCACAACGCCGAGCCGGCAGTGGGCCTGTTCGTCGACGGGCCGAACGTCTTCCGCGACGAGTTCGATGTCGACCTCGACGACCTCCGCGACGCGGCCCGCGAACTCGGGCGGGTCGGCGTCATCCGAATCTACCTCGACGAACACGCCACGCCCGGCCTCATTCAGGCCGCCGAGGCCCGCGGCTTCGAAGTGATCGTCACCAGCGGCGACGTCGACGTGAAACTCGCCGTCGACGCGACCGCATTGACCGGCGACGGCACCGTCGATCGGCTCGCGATCGCCTCGCGAGATACCGATTTCAAGCCCGTCCTCGAGTACGCGGGCACCGTCAGCGTGGAAACGATCGCGATCGCGCCGGGGTCACACGGCCGCTCGGACGCGCTACAGAACGCGGCCGACGATGCGATCACGCTCGATCAGTGA
- a CDS encoding TRAM domain-containing protein, with the protein MSLLGKYFKGWRFRTSRPAFKQGSEVDVFIAESNGTSGRAYIGDTELVIEGAGPDCVEKQVRVRITEFDEAAASGRGEFVEVVGESSYDA; encoded by the coding sequence ATGAGCCTCCTCGGAAAGTACTTCAAAGGCTGGCGGTTCCGCACGTCGCGGCCCGCCTTCAAGCAAGGCAGCGAAGTTGACGTCTTCATCGCGGAGTCGAACGGCACGTCGGGCCGCGCGTACATCGGCGACACCGAACTGGTCATCGAGGGTGCCGGGCCGGACTGCGTCGAGAAGCAGGTGCGGGTCCGCATCACGGAGTTCGACGAGGCGGCCGCGAGCGGTCGCGGCGAGTTCGTCGAGGTCGTCGGCGAAAGCTCCTACGACGCGTAG
- a CDS encoding Na+/H+ antiporter NhaC family protein — MSVDGEPPSDEGPADQFISGETEGGPKVEFYGGRGMSALPIVFFILWAIVQTALWRIEDTGGLIVGILVGLIVGMFFVRGNWQTYANTIFEGMTQPVAVTAIVAWIWAGMFAQLLQDGGFVGGLVWLADAAGVGAALFPAITFVLAAVFTTGIGTGYGSSVAFVGLFFPAGVLLGANPVLLFGAILSGAIFGDNLAPVSDTTIVSAVTQDADIGGVVASRFKYIIVAAVIAFVGYVVAGGMMGGLEIGAEAQEIFLDSSEALGLVHVISMLAVIGAAVAGRHIVEAISWGIVIAIAFNLVFGLAGLSDIVMFNAPEDAPLAQPLESLPILTIVEDANAVGVGGSLMDGVAGFLELSILVLLIIGAAQIMIRGGAFEVLLEWSIENLATNVRNAELTMVGTAALINAIITINTAAEVAIGPYISKIGERFNLNGYRRANILDGQTAAMGYIFPWSGGVLAAYGAMQQLPGDYEWFTESMVVTPIDVVPYVFQGWLLVAVFIVAALTGFGREYVTDRETEEVARV; from the coding sequence ATGAGTGTGGACGGAGAGCCACCGTCCGACGAGGGGCCGGCCGACCAGTTCATCAGCGGCGAAACAGAGGGCGGTCCGAAAGTCGAGTTCTACGGCGGCCGCGGGATGAGTGCGCTTCCGATCGTGTTCTTCATCCTCTGGGCCATCGTTCAGACCGCACTCTGGCGAATCGAGGATACCGGCGGCCTCATCGTCGGCATCCTGGTCGGATTGATCGTCGGGATGTTCTTCGTTCGGGGGAACTGGCAGACCTACGCCAACACGATCTTCGAGGGGATGACCCAGCCCGTCGCGGTGACGGCGATCGTGGCGTGGATCTGGGCCGGCATGTTCGCCCAGCTCCTGCAAGACGGCGGCTTCGTCGGCGGGCTGGTCTGGCTGGCCGACGCCGCCGGCGTCGGCGCGGCGTTGTTCCCGGCGATCACGTTCGTCCTCGCCGCCGTCTTCACGACCGGAATCGGGACGGGCTACGGCTCGAGCGTCGCCTTCGTCGGCCTGTTCTTCCCGGCGGGGGTCTTACTCGGCGCGAACCCCGTCTTGCTGTTCGGCGCGATCCTCTCGGGGGCGATCTTCGGCGACAACCTCGCGCCCGTCAGCGACACGACGATCGTCAGCGCCGTCACGCAGGACGCCGACATCGGCGGCGTCGTCGCCTCGCGGTTCAAGTACATCATCGTCGCCGCCGTCATCGCCTTCGTCGGCTACGTCGTCGCCGGCGGGATGATGGGTGGCCTCGAGATCGGTGCGGAGGCCCAAGAGATCTTCCTCGATAGCAGCGAGGCCCTCGGCCTCGTCCACGTGATCTCGATGCTCGCCGTGATCGGCGCAGCCGTCGCCGGCCGCCACATCGTCGAGGCGATCTCGTGGGGGATCGTCATCGCGATCGCCTTCAACCTCGTCTTCGGTCTGGCGGGCCTCAGTGATATCGTCATGTTCAACGCGCCCGAGGACGCGCCGCTGGCCCAGCCGCTCGAGTCCCTGCCGATCCTCACGATCGTCGAGGACGCCAACGCGGTCGGCGTCGGCGGGAGCCTAATGGACGGCGTGGCGGGATTCCTCGAACTCTCGATCCTCGTCTTGCTGATCATCGGCGCGGCCCAGATCATGATCCGCGGCGGTGCCTTCGAGGTGCTCCTCGAGTGGTCCATCGAAAACCTCGCGACGAACGTCCGGAACGCCGAACTCACGATGGTCGGCACCGCGGCACTGATCAACGCGATCATCACGATCAACACCGCTGCAGAGGTCGCGATCGGCCCCTACATCTCGAAGATCGGCGAGCGGTTCAACCTGAACGGCTACCGCCGGGCGAACATCTTGGACGGGCAGACCGCCGCCATGGGCTACATCTTCCCGTGGTCGGGCGGCGTCCTCGCCGCCTACGGGGCGATGCAGCAACTGCCCGGCGACTACGAGTGGTTTACCGAGTCGATGGTCGTCACGCCGATCGACGTCGTCCCGTACGTCTTTCAGGGGTGGCTGTTGGTCGCCGTCTTCATCGTCGCCGCGCTGACCGGCTTCGGCCGCGAGTACGTGACTGACCGCGAGACCGAGGAGGTGGCTCGCGTATGA
- a CDS encoding TatD family hydrolase yields MTDETPILDDHLHLDPDNHRGIDAVRDFARLDGTHLLVVNKPSWHLGVEAETGEDFRVVFERTIEIVADASSELEGRAWPVLGVHPGLISRLVDDRDFAPEAARDLMQAGIDVAAEYVDAGEALALKSGRPHYEVDDAVWDASNAVMRRAFERGADLECAVQLHAEASEDMTEVAAWATEVGMEPHRVVKHYASGRLEGPTPSVMCEKDRLETAAERGEPFLMETDYIDDPDRPGAVLGPKTVPRRVRWLLENGYDEAVRNAHVETPKRVYGIDTEATLDRTE; encoded by the coding sequence ATGACCGACGAGACGCCGATCCTGGACGACCACCTCCACCTCGATCCGGACAACCACCGCGGGATCGACGCCGTTCGGGACTTCGCTCGGCTGGACGGCACCCACCTGCTCGTGGTGAACAAACCCTCCTGGCACCTCGGCGTCGAGGCCGAGACCGGCGAGGACTTCCGCGTGGTCTTCGAACGAACCATCGAAATCGTCGCCGACGCCTCGAGCGAACTCGAGGGCCGTGCGTGGCCCGTCCTCGGCGTCCACCCGGGCCTGATCTCGCGGCTGGTCGACGACCGCGACTTCGCGCCCGAGGCGGCTCGCGACCTCATGCAGGCCGGGATCGACGTCGCCGCCGAATACGTCGACGCAGGGGAGGCGCTGGCGCTGAAATCCGGCCGGCCGCACTACGAGGTCGACGACGCGGTCTGGGACGCCTCGAACGCGGTCATGCGCCGGGCGTTCGAACGCGGGGCCGACCTCGAGTGTGCCGTCCAGTTACACGCCGAAGCCAGCGAGGACATGACCGAGGTCGCGGCGTGGGCCACGGAGGTCGGGATGGAGCCCCATCGGGTCGTCAAACACTACGCGAGCGGCCGCCTCGAGGGACCGACGCCGAGCGTCATGTGCGAGAAAGACCGCTTAGAGACCGCGGCCGAGCGCGGCGAGCCGTTCCTGATGGAGACCGACTACATCGACGACCCCGACCGGCCGGGGGCGGTACTCGGCCCCAAGACGGTTCCCCGGCGGGTCCGATGGCTCCTCGAGAACGGCTACGACGAGGCGGTCCGGAACGCCCACGTCGAGACGCCGAAGCGAGTGTACGGGATCGATACCGAGGCGACCCTCGACCGAACGGAGTAA
- a CDS encoding DUF2150 family protein — MSNPPTEFYSEERWQNWIDRIKDEDIDPEDEDSARLLLNLQDDTAIAIAKIVAAYDDGELGEEETLEEINDVREIVLSEVDIEDEEKLILVDGVQTSLVCVFFAAEEYVANGPAEEGTVGDYLSAAADAEAEEDLDAALGYAAQAGTLIIDEQDLDMTVAEDLDYGLVTEWINGLDSLQSAMSDPEVVEEDE; from the coding sequence ATGAGCAATCCCCCGACCGAGTTCTACTCGGAGGAACGCTGGCAGAACTGGATCGATCGCATCAAAGACGAAGACATCGATCCGGAGGACGAAGACTCGGCTCGACTCCTGCTCAACCTGCAGGACGACACGGCGATCGCGATCGCCAAGATCGTCGCCGCCTACGACGACGGGGAACTCGGCGAGGAGGAAACGCTCGAGGAGATCAACGACGTTCGCGAGATCGTCCTGAGCGAGGTCGACATCGAGGACGAGGAGAAACTGATCCTCGTCGACGGCGTCCAGACGAGTCTGGTCTGTGTCTTCTTCGCGGCCGAGGAGTACGTCGCCAACGGCCCGGCCGAAGAGGGCACCGTCGGCGACTACCTCAGCGCGGCGGCCGACGCCGAAGCCGAGGAAGACCTAGACGCCGCGCTCGGCTACGCGGCGCAGGCGGGGACGCTCATCATCGACGAGCAGGACCTCGACATGACCGTCGCCGAGGACCTCGACTACGGCCTCGTGACGGAGTGGATCAACGGCCTCGACAGCCTCCAGAGCGCGATGAGCGACCCCGAGGTCGTCGAGGAAGACGAATAG